In Deltaproteobacteria bacterium GWC2_55_46, a single window of DNA contains:
- a CDS encoding FAD-dependent thymidylate synthase → MKVALLRHTPEPEKTVAMAARLCYSASSVRELEEKVAAGSLEKFLGKILKLGHLSVLEHASFTFGVEGISRATSHQLVRHRLASYSQQSQRYVTATAPEYVIPHSIAADPEKRKRFEREIKRAYSLYSELVEEGVPAEDARYLLPNAACTKIIITMNARELLHFFSLRCCERAQWEIRGMATEMLRLAKGAAPFIFRDSGPSCVRGRCVEGEMTCGKPKEIKEKFKSL, encoded by the coding sequence GTGAAGGTAGCCCTCCTCAGGCACACCCCGGAGCCGGAGAAGACCGTCGCCATGGCGGCAAGGCTCTGTTATTCCGCCTCCAGCGTAAGGGAGCTTGAGGAGAAGGTGGCGGCAGGGTCGCTGGAGAAGTTCCTGGGCAAGATCCTCAAGCTGGGCCACCTCTCGGTCCTTGAGCACGCCTCGTTTACCTTCGGGGTCGAGGGCATCTCAAGGGCCACCTCGCACCAGCTCGTGCGCCACAGGCTCGCCTCCTACTCCCAGCAAAGCCAGCGGTACGTCACCGCCACAGCCCCGGAGTACGTAATACCCCACTCTATCGCGGCTGACCCGGAAAAGCGCAAGCGCTTTGAACGGGAAATAAAGCGCGCCTACAGCCTCTACAGCGAGCTTGTGGAGGAAGGCGTCCCGGCGGAGGACGCGAGGTACCTCCTTCCGAACGCCGCCTGCACCAAGATAATCATAACAATGAACGCGAGGGAGCTGCTCCATTTCTTCAGCCTCCGCTGCTGCGAAAGGGCGCAGTGGGAGATACGCGGGATGGCAACCGAAATGCTCCGCCTCGCGAAGGGCGCGGCCCCGTTCATATTCAGGGACTCCGGCCCTTCCTGCGTAAGAGGCAGATGCGTCGAGGGCGAGATGACCTGCGGCAAGCCCAAAGAGATCAAAGAAAAATTCAAGTCCCTTTAA
- a CDS encoding 50S ribosomal protein L31, whose product MKEGIHPAYNAMKIHCACGNVVETGSTKKDISVEVCSNCHPFYTGEHKLLDIAGKIEKFRKKYQKHQKEA is encoded by the coding sequence ATGAAAGAGGGAATACACCCCGCATACAACGCGATGAAGATACACTGCGCCTGCGGGAACGTCGTAGAGACGGGCTCCACCAAGAAGGACATCTCGGTGGAGGTCTGCTCAAACTGCCACCCGTTCTACACAGGCGAGCACAAGCTCCTTGACATCGCCGGCAAGATCGAGAAGTTCAGGAAGAAGTACCAGAAGCACCAGAAAGAAGCCTAA
- a CDS encoding transcription termination factor Rho: MNLKELKEKKINELTTLAKKYNIESASSMRKQDLIFALLQSQSEQNGMIYGEGVLETLPDGFGFLRAPDYNYLPGPDDIYVSPSQIRRFNLRTGDIVSGQIRPPKEGERYFALLKVEKVNYEDPEVARDKILFDNLTPLYPQEKINLELKSETKGTSSDISMRIMDLFTPIGKGQRGLIVSPPRAGKTILLQKLANSITTNHPDVVLLVLLIDERPEEVTDMQRSVKGEVISSTFDEPAQRHVQVAEMVIEKAKRLVEHQKDVVILLDSVTRLARAYNTVVPPSGKVLSGGVDSNALHKPKRFFGAARNIEEGGSLTIMATALIETGSRMDEVIFEEFKGTGNMEIVLDRKLSERRIFPAIDLNKSGTRKEDLLLTKEELNRIWILRKVLQPLNPIESMEFLLDKMQHTPNNRGFLDSMSR; this comes from the coding sequence ATGAACCTTAAGGAATTAAAGGAAAAAAAAATCAACGAGCTCACAACGCTCGCCAAGAAATATAACATAGAATCAGCGTCCAGCATGCGCAAGCAGGACCTGATCTTCGCGTTGCTGCAGTCGCAAAGCGAGCAGAACGGGATGATATACGGGGAAGGCGTCCTTGAGACCCTGCCGGACGGCTTCGGGTTCCTTCGCGCCCCGGACTACAACTACCTTCCCGGCCCTGACGACATATACGTCTCGCCCTCGCAGATAAGGCGTTTTAACCTCCGCACCGGCGACATAGTCTCCGGCCAGATAAGGCCGCCGAAGGAAGGCGAAAGGTACTTCGCCCTCCTCAAGGTCGAGAAGGTCAACTACGAGGACCCTGAGGTCGCAAGGGACAAGATACTCTTCGACAACCTCACCCCTCTTTACCCGCAGGAGAAGATAAACCTCGAGCTCAAAAGCGAGACAAAGGGCACGTCGAGCGACATATCGATGAGGATAATGGACCTCTTTACCCCTATCGGAAAGGGGCAGAGGGGCCTTATAGTCTCCCCCCCGAGGGCCGGTAAGACGATACTCCTCCAGAAGCTCGCTAATTCGATAACCACAAACCACCCTGACGTAGTGCTCCTTGTGCTCCTCATAGACGAGCGCCCCGAAGAGGTGACCGACATGCAGAGGTCGGTCAAGGGCGAGGTCATAAGCTCTACCTTCGACGAGCCCGCCCAGAGGCACGTGCAGGTCGCCGAGATGGTCATCGAGAAGGCAAAGAGGCTCGTCGAGCACCAGAAGGACGTGGTGATACTGCTCGATTCCGTAACGAGGCTCGCGAGGGCGTATAACACCGTCGTGCCGCCGAGCGGAAAGGTCCTCTCGGGAGGCGTCGACTCTAACGCCCTTCACAAGCCCAAGAGGTTCTTCGGAGCGGCAAGGAATATCGAAGAGGGCGGAAGCCTTACCATCATGGCAACTGCCCTTATCGAGACAGGCAGCCGCATGGACGAGGTCATATTCGAGGAGTTCAAGGGCACCGGCAACATGGAGATCGTACTCGACAGGAAGCTCTCGGAGAGAAGGATATTCCCGGCGATCGACCTCAACAAGTCCGGCACGAGGAAAGAGGACCTGCTCCTTACCAAGGAAGAGCTCAACAGGATATGGATACTCCGCAAGGTGCTCCAGCCGCTCAACCCGATTGAGTCGATGGAGTTCCTGCTCGACAAGATGCAGCATACCCCGAACAACAGGGGCTTCCTCGATTCGATGAGCAGGTAG
- a CDS encoding dephospho-CoA kinase, which produces MIVGLTGGIATGKSLVSGEMERLGARVIDADVIAREIVEPGKPAYDEIVEEFGEGILGPSRSLDRKALGDIVFRDREALGKLNRITHPRIRQRIREEIAKAREDEIVVVDIALLIETGFIDEVDKVIVVAAVEERQIERMLKRNGLTRQQALQRLSCQLPVKEKLEYADYVIENNGTIEDAMERTREVWRELKAAMTTMD; this is translated from the coding sequence ATGATAGTCGGCCTCACAGGCGGCATAGCCACCGGGAAAAGCCTTGTCTCAGGGGAGATGGAAAGGCTCGGGGCAAGGGTGATAGACGCCGACGTCATAGCCAGGGAGATAGTCGAGCCAGGCAAACCTGCCTACGATGAAATAGTAGAGGAGTTCGGGGAAGGGATACTGGGGCCTTCCCGCTCACTCGACAGAAAGGCCCTTGGGGATATCGTCTTTCGCGACAGGGAGGCGCTCGGGAAACTCAACAGGATAACGCACCCGAGGATACGCCAGAGGATAAGGGAGGAGATAGCGAAGGCGCGGGAGGACGAAATTGTCGTGGTCGACATCGCCCTCTTGATAGAGACGGGCTTTATAGACGAGGTCGACAAGGTCATCGTCGTGGCGGCCGTTGAGGAGAGGCAGATAGAACGGATGCTTAAAAGGAACGGACTTACGAGGCAGCAGGCCCTGCAGAGGCTCTCCTGCCAGCTCCCGGTTAAAGAAAAGCTTGAATATGCCGATTATGTGATAGAGAACAACGGCACTATAGAAGATGCTATGGAGAGGACGCGCGAGGTCTGGAGGGAGCTCAAGGCAGCGATGACTACAATGGACTGA
- a CDS encoding GntR family transcriptional regulator gives MEKVKILDYPVERPLTLRERIVDFVKDSIISGKLKPGDRVPEQEIAESFGISRTPIREAFRQLESEGFISVVPRKGAVVSAMTDKDVREFYAIKSLLEGYAARTACEKLSPRDIEKLEALNAKMERCAEKGDVKNFFKLDNQFHDTFLKSCGNEKLCALVHHLVAQFERFRITALSLPGRMSDSVRQHSEIIEAFRKTDTSLVEGLVRANAERGRDVLVEELTQKKVQA, from the coding sequence ATGGAAAAGGTTAAAATCCTTGATTACCCGGTAGAGCGTCCGTTGACTCTCAGGGAAAGGATAGTGGATTTCGTAAAAGACTCGATCATCTCCGGCAAGCTAAAGCCCGGAGATAGGGTTCCCGAGCAGGAGATCGCCGAGAGCTTCGGCATATCCAGGACCCCTATACGCGAGGCCTTCCGCCAGCTGGAGAGCGAAGGGTTCATCTCTGTGGTGCCCAGGAAGGGCGCGGTCGTAAGCGCCATGACCGACAAGGACGTGCGCGAGTTCTACGCCATCAAGAGCCTCCTTGAAGGGTATGCCGCCAGGACAGCCTGCGAGAAGCTCTCGCCCAGGGACATAGAAAAACTCGAAGCCTTGAACGCCAAGATGGAAAGGTGCGCCGAAAAAGGCGACGTCAAGAACTTCTTCAAGCTCGACAACCAATTTCACGACACCTTCCTCAAGTCCTGCGGCAACGAGAAGCTCTGCGCTCTCGTGCACCACCTTGTCGCCCAGTTCGAGAGGTTCAGGATAACGGCCCTGTCGCTTCCGGGGCGCATGTCCGATTCGGTCAGGCAGCACAGCGAGATAATCGAGGCGTTCAGGAAGACGGACACCTCCCTTGTCGAAGGGCTCGTGAGGGCGAACGCCGAAAGGGGCAGGGACGTACTCGTCGAGGAACTAACCCAGAAGAAAGTCCAGGCATGA
- a CDS encoding bifunctional adenosylcobinamide kinase/adenosylcobinamide-phosphate guanylyltransferase produces the protein MPGRFSFIIGGARSGKSAFSIELASSLPGRKVYLATAEALDSEMDERIRKHKEARGDGWETIEEGVDLAGRLSAIGGGSTIVIDCLTLWVTNLMTKGLTDTEILDVAKAFSQCCASSLSDVVAVSNEVGLGIVPENRLARRFRDLAGSVNQAVASSADEVWFVASGIPLKMK, from the coding sequence ATGCCCGGCAGATTCTCGTTCATAATAGGCGGGGCGCGCTCTGGAAAAAGCGCCTTCTCGATAGAGCTCGCTTCCAGCCTTCCCGGCAGGAAGGTCTACCTTGCCACGGCAGAGGCGCTCGACTCCGAGATGGATGAGCGCATAAGGAAGCACAAGGAAGCAAGGGGAGACGGCTGGGAGACGATAGAGGAAGGGGTCGACCTCGCTGGCAGGCTGTCCGCCATAGGCGGTGGTTCGACGATAGTCATAGACTGCCTCACACTCTGGGTCACGAACCTCATGACAAAGGGGCTCACGGATACCGAAATACTTGACGTGGCAAAGGCCTTCTCGCAGTGCTGCGCCTCGTCATTATCTGATGTGGTCGCCGTATCAAACGAGGTGGGCTTGGGGATAGTGCCTGAGAACAGGCTTGCGAGGAGGTTCAGGGACCTGGCAGGCTCGGTAAACCAGGCGGTAGCTTCAAGCGCCGATGAGGTCTGGTTTGTTGCCTCCGGCATACCGTTGAAGATGAAATGA
- a CDS encoding nicotinate-nucleotide--dimethylbenzimidazole phosphoribosyltransferase: MSMLEDVIKKIRPVDNGLVEAAQQRLDTLTKPKDSLGRLEEFARRMVAITGELRPRIKRKVIFTFAGDHGVADEGVSAFPKEVTRQMVLNFLRGGAGINVLARHAGAEVVVVDIGVETDFDDAPGLVKRKVVRGTGNIRKGPAMTREEAVRCVEAGISIASEYAGGGVIFGTGEMGIANTTPSSAMIAAFSGKKAEAVTGRGTGIDDAIFSHKVQVIEDAIAVNKPDRADPIDVLAKLGGAEIAGIAGLILGAAAKRVPVVIDGFISTAGALVAYEIKPEAAEYMFAAHKSVEKGHAVMLERMGLRPFVDLDLRLGEGTGAAIGISLVEAALRIYNEMATFGDAGVSEKNI; this comes from the coding sequence ATGTCAATGCTTGAAGATGTCATTAAAAAGATAAGGCCCGTTGACAATGGCCTTGTTGAGGCGGCCCAGCAGAGGCTCGATACGCTCACAAAGCCCAAGGACAGCCTCGGAAGGCTCGAGGAGTTCGCCAGGAGGATGGTCGCCATAACCGGAGAGCTGAGGCCGCGGATAAAAAGGAAGGTGATATTCACCTTCGCCGGCGACCATGGTGTGGCCGACGAGGGTGTCTCCGCCTTTCCGAAGGAAGTGACCCGGCAGATGGTCCTGAATTTTTTAAGGGGCGGGGCTGGCATAAACGTGCTCGCGCGCCACGCAGGGGCGGAGGTCGTTGTAGTCGATATCGGCGTGGAAACGGATTTCGACGACGCCCCCGGCCTTGTTAAAAGAAAGGTGGTCCGCGGCACAGGCAATATCCGCAAGGGCCCTGCCATGACCAGGGAAGAGGCTGTAAGGTGCGTTGAGGCCGGTATTTCGATCGCTTCCGAGTATGCCGGGGGCGGGGTGATATTCGGGACCGGCGAGATGGGGATTGCCAACACGACCCCGTCGAGCGCGATGATCGCTGCCTTCTCCGGGAAAAAAGCGGAAGCTGTCACTGGCAGGGGCACAGGCATAGACGACGCCATCTTCTCGCACAAGGTGCAGGTGATAGAGGATGCCATAGCCGTAAACAAGCCCGACCGCGCGGACCCCATAGACGTGCTCGCAAAGCTCGGGGGCGCGGAGATAGCCGGCATAGCGGGTCTTATACTCGGGGCGGCCGCGAAGAGGGTGCCCGTGGTGATCGACGGCTTCATATCAACCGCAGGGGCGCTTGTGGCTTACGAGATAAAGCCCGAGGCGGCGGAGTATATGTTCGCGGCCCACAAGTCTGTAGAGAAGGGGCACGCGGTGATGCTCGAGAGGATGGGCTTGAGGCCCTTCGTCGACCTTGATCTCAGGCTCGGAGAGGGCACCGGCGCCGCGATAGGCATCTCGCTGGTCGAGGCCGCTCTCAGGATATATAATGAAATGGCTACCTTCGGGGACGCCGGGGTCTCTGAAAAGAATATCTAA
- a CDS encoding cobalamin 5'-phosphate synthase yields the protein MKGFILALQFLTVFPVKKGVDATPEELGRSMGWFPAIGAVQGLILVAAYFILSTLLPESIVAGLLLLILVLTNGGLHVDGFADTVDGLAGGKTAQERLRIMRDSRIGAVGVLFVFFLLLIKFLALQELPAEVKPQAVFLFPVLGRWAMVPLAYLAPYARATGGLGAAFSGNSKGVLLKATVSTALIMALLLGLLSLVILAALWIIIYMSAGYFKRKIGGATGDVFGFHSEIAEVLFLLSVLAMTNMLSADLEE from the coding sequence ATGAAAGGTTTCATACTCGCCCTCCAGTTCCTGACGGTCTTCCCTGTAAAAAAAGGGGTCGACGCCACTCCAGAAGAGCTTGGCAGGTCCATGGGCTGGTTCCCGGCTATCGGGGCGGTGCAGGGGCTTATCCTTGTAGCGGCGTACTTTATCCTTTCAACGCTCCTGCCTGAGAGCATAGTGGCGGGGCTGCTGCTCCTGATACTCGTCCTCACCAACGGAGGGCTTCACGTCGACGGCTTCGCCGATACGGTCGACGGCCTTGCGGGAGGCAAAACAGCACAGGAGAGGCTCCGCATAATGCGGGACAGCCGCATAGGGGCCGTTGGGGTGCTCTTTGTCTTCTTCCTCCTCCTCATCAAATTCCTCGCCTTGCAGGAGCTGCCGGCGGAAGTCAAGCCTCAGGCTGTCTTTCTCTTCCCGGTGCTCGGCAGGTGGGCGATGGTCCCTCTGGCGTATCTTGCGCCTTACGCGAGGGCTACAGGCGGGCTCGGGGCCGCCTTCTCCGGCAACTCAAAGGGGGTGCTCCTTAAGGCGACGGTTTCTACGGCGCTTATAATGGCCTTGCTCCTTGGCCTGCTCTCTTTAGTGATACTCGCCGCGCTCTGGATTATAATCTATATGTCGGCGGGGTACTTTAAAAGGAAGATAGGCGGCGCCACAGGCGACGTCTTCGGCTTTCACAGCGAGATAGCGGAAGTCCTTTTCCTTCTATCGGTGCTCGCGATGACCAATATGCTTTCTGCGGACCTGGAGGAATAG
- a CDS encoding phosphomethylpyrimidine synthase yields MNQVESAKKGIITKEVEKVAASEGIGAEDLRQKIADGRCVIPLNSKRASALVGIGMGLRTKVNASIGTSSDIVDVDAEVRKAIAAERAGADTLMELSVGGDLDSIRKEVLSAVNLPVGSVPLYQAFKEAIKKYHDPNKLTEELLFDVIERQCADGISFMAVHCGINRLTIERLQKQGYRYGGLVSRGGSYMVGWMLRNGRENPLYEKFDRVVEIFKKYDCVLSLGNGLRAGAIHDSLDRAQVQELIINCELAEVGRSMGCQMMCEGPGHLPLDDIEANVKLQKRMSDNAPFYVLGPLTTDVAAGYDHISAAIGAAEAARYGADLICYVTPAEHLALPNEEDVVEGVRAARTAAHVGDMVKLGRKGRDLDMSKARRDLKWDDQFKLGLFGERAKEIRESRAPEAEETCTMCGSFCALDNAGGYFKAALEKGQKK; encoded by the coding sequence ATGAACCAGGTAGAGTCCGCGAAGAAGGGGATAATAACGAAAGAGGTCGAAAAGGTGGCCGCCTCCGAGGGTATAGGCGCTGAAGATCTGCGTCAGAAGATAGCTGACGGCAGATGCGTCATACCTTTAAACAGTAAGCGCGCCTCCGCCCTCGTGGGCATCGGCATGGGCCTTAGGACCAAGGTGAACGCGAGTATCGGGACCTCGTCCGATATCGTAGACGTCGATGCCGAGGTGAGAAAGGCCATCGCGGCTGAGCGTGCCGGGGCAGACACCCTCATGGAGCTTTCGGTCGGTGGGGACCTCGACTCTATCAGGAAAGAGGTGCTCTCGGCGGTCAACCTTCCTGTGGGGAGCGTCCCGCTCTACCAGGCCTTCAAGGAGGCGATAAAGAAGTACCATGACCCGAACAAGCTTACCGAAGAACTTCTTTTCGACGTGATCGAGAGGCAGTGCGCCGACGGTATATCGTTCATGGCCGTCCATTGCGGCATAAACAGGCTCACCATAGAAAGACTGCAGAAGCAGGGCTACAGGTACGGCGGCCTCGTGTCAAGAGGCGGGTCGTACATGGTGGGATGGATGCTCAGGAACGGGAGGGAGAACCCGCTCTACGAGAAGTTCGACCGTGTCGTCGAGATATTCAAAAAATACGACTGCGTCCTGAGCCTCGGCAACGGCTTGAGGGCCGGGGCCATACATGACAGCCTCGACAGGGCGCAGGTGCAGGAGCTCATCATAAACTGCGAGCTTGCTGAAGTGGGGCGCTCCATGGGCTGCCAGATGATGTGCGAGGGGCCAGGTCACCTGCCGCTTGACGACATAGAGGCCAACGTAAAGCTCCAGAAGAGGATGAGCGACAACGCCCCGTTCTACGTCCTTGGCCCTCTTACGACAGACGTCGCGGCCGGGTACGACCACATCTCTGCCGCCATAGGCGCGGCAGAGGCGGCAAGGTATGGGGCAGACCTCATCTGTTATGTGACGCCCGCCGAGCACCTGGCGCTCCCGAACGAAGAGGACGTGGTAGAGGGGGTAAGGGCCGCCAGGACAGCCGCCCACGTCGGGGACATGGTAAAGCTCGGGAGGAAGGGGCGGGACCTCGACATGTCAAAGGCAAGGCGGGACCTCAAGTGGGACGACCAGTTCAAGTTAGGCCTCTTCGGGGAGCGCGCCAAGGAGATACGTGAGAGCAGGGCCCCTGAAGCGGAAGAGACCTGCACCATGTGCGGGAGCTTTTGCGCGCTCGATAACGCTGGAGGGTATTTCAAGGCAGCCCTTGAAAAGGGTCAGAAAAAATAG
- a CDS encoding ATP-dependent protease (among the AAA+ ATPases, the YifB protease family belongs to the Helix 2 insert clade; unknown function), with the protein MLSRVLTASTLGVDALLVEVEVDISRGLPSFSTVGLPDNAVKESKDRVRAAIKNSGYSLPAKKITVNLAPADIKKEGTTFDLPVAVGILKAEGMIKAESLEEYLILGELSLDGCIKPARGSLSVAVLARQRGKKLILPVENSGEAAIVEGVEVYGVGSLAGLVEFLNGSASIEPARVDSAAFFGARPPDNIDISDVKGQEHVKRALEVAAAGGHNVLLIGPPGSGKTMLAKRVPTILPDMTLEESIETTKVHSIAGMLEPGHPLVTGRPFRSPHHTISDAGLIGGGRVPRPGEVSLSHNGVLFLDEMPEFKKNVLEVLRQPLEDGKVTISRAAVSLTYPSEFMLIGAMNPCPCGYLGDMHKECVCTPLQIQQYRSRISGPLLDRIDIHCEVPAVRFRDLSGLKPGEPSSEIKKRVDRARGVQASRFGSVGIFSNSRLPSRLIRKYCEAKGDALKLLETAVERLGLSARAYTRVLKVSRTIADLDGSEGILSHHVSEAIQYRSLDRQLV; encoded by the coding sequence ATGCTCTCACGGGTGCTTACGGCATCCACCCTCGGGGTGGATGCCCTGCTGGTAGAGGTCGAGGTAGATATCTCCAGGGGACTTCCATCGTTTTCGACCGTCGGGCTTCCTGACAACGCCGTCAAGGAGAGCAAGGACAGGGTGAGGGCGGCGATAAAGAACTCCGGCTACAGCCTTCCAGCGAAAAAGATAACGGTCAATCTCGCCCCCGCGGATATAAAGAAGGAAGGCACTACCTTCGACCTGCCCGTGGCCGTTGGCATACTCAAGGCCGAAGGGATGATCAAGGCAGAGTCGCTTGAAGAGTACCTGATACTCGGCGAGCTTTCTCTCGACGGTTGCATAAAGCCAGCAAGGGGGTCTCTTTCTGTAGCGGTGCTGGCCCGGCAAAGGGGCAAAAAGCTCATCCTCCCGGTAGAGAACAGCGGCGAGGCCGCGATAGTCGAAGGGGTGGAGGTCTACGGGGTCGGAAGCCTCGCCGGGCTCGTCGAGTTCCTCAACGGTTCCGCCTCCATTGAGCCCGCACGGGTCGACTCTGCCGCGTTCTTCGGCGCCCGCCCGCCCGACAATATCGACATATCTGACGTAAAGGGGCAGGAGCATGTGAAGCGGGCCCTCGAGGTGGCGGCCGCCGGCGGCCATAACGTGCTCCTTATCGGCCCCCCGGGGTCAGGCAAGACGATGCTCGCCAAGAGGGTCCCGACGATACTGCCGGATATGACCCTTGAAGAGTCGATAGAGACTACCAAGGTGCACAGCATCGCGGGCATGCTTGAGCCTGGCCATCCCCTTGTGACCGGCCGTCCCTTCAGGTCGCCGCACCATACGATATCGGACGCGGGCCTTATCGGCGGCGGCAGGGTGCCGAGGCCCGGAGAGGTGAGCCTCTCTCACAATGGCGTCCTTTTTTTAGACGAGATGCCGGAGTTCAAGAAGAACGTCCTTGAGGTCTTGAGGCAGCCGCTTGAGGACGGCAAGGTCACGATATCGAGGGCCGCGGTCTCTCTTACATACCCGTCGGAGTTCATGCTCATCGGCGCGATGAACCCGTGCCCCTGCGGATACCTTGGGGATATGCACAAGGAATGCGTCTGCACGCCGTTGCAGATACAGCAATACAGGTCGAGGATATCCGGGCCGCTCCTCGACAGGATAGACATCCACTGCGAGGTGCCCGCGGTGCGCTTTAGAGACCTCTCAGGCTTAAAGCCGGGCGAGCCGTCATCCGAGATAAAGAAGAGGGTGGACAGGGCCAGGGGCGTGCAGGCCTCCCGCTTTGGCAGTGTAGGCATATTCTCGAACAGCCGCCTTCCTTCGAGGCTCATAAGGAAGTACTGCGAGGCCAAGGGCGACGCGTTAAAGCTCCTTGAGACCGCCGTTGAAAGGCTTGGCCTCTCTGCAAGGGCGTACACGCGGGTACTCAAGGTATCGAGGACGATAGCCGACCTCGACGGCTCGGAAGGGATACTCTCTCACCATGTGTCGGAGGCCATCCAGTACAGGAGCCTCGACAGGCAGCTTGTATGA
- a CDS encoding cysteine desulfurase, which yields MIYLDNAATSFPKPEGVYRVIDEVLRKKGGNPGRSSHSMAIEAGRVVFSARESVSTLIGAADSSRIVFTKNATEAINAALKGILKGGDHVVTSTFEHNSVVKCLASLERKGVEATRVPPDRDGFLSPEDIGSAIKKNTKMVCIAHASNVFGAIQPLQDIGRACRKKGVIFMTDAAQTAGAVPIDVMAMGVNILAATGHKALFGPQGTGFLYLEDGIEPLPLVDGGTGETGAELELPERLESGTMNTPGIGGLGAGVEFVLAEGVARIRAREEELVGMLVSGLLATGGISIIGTKDISRRASLVSFNISGRGPADVGLRLDDEFGIMARCGTHCAPHAHREAGTWPEGAARVSPGYFNANEEIEEFLRAIRSIASK from the coding sequence ATGATATACCTTGATAACGCCGCAACGTCCTTCCCCAAGCCGGAAGGCGTATACAGGGTGATAGACGAGGTCCTGAGGAAAAAAGGGGGCAACCCCGGCAGGTCGAGCCACTCCATGGCCATCGAGGCGGGCCGCGTAGTCTTTAGCGCAAGGGAGTCGGTATCAACGCTCATAGGGGCTGCCGATTCATCCAGAATAGTATTCACCAAGAACGCCACCGAGGCCATAAACGCCGCGCTGAAGGGTATCCTTAAGGGCGGCGACCATGTGGTGACCTCCACCTTCGAGCACAATAGCGTGGTCAAGTGCCTGGCCTCTCTTGAAAGAAAAGGGGTAGAGGCGACACGTGTGCCGCCTGACAGGGACGGCTTTCTTTCCCCTGAGGATATCGGGTCGGCCATAAAGAAGAATACGAAGATGGTCTGTATCGCGCACGCCTCAAACGTTTTCGGCGCCATTCAGCCTCTGCAGGATATCGGCAGGGCATGCAGGAAAAAAGGTGTGATCTTCATGACCGACGCGGCGCAGACAGCCGGGGCCGTGCCAATAGACGTCATGGCCATGGGCGTCAACATACTCGCCGCTACCGGCCATAAGGCTCTTTTCGGCCCGCAGGGCACAGGCTTTCTCTATCTTGAGGATGGCATAGAGCCTCTGCCATTGGTAGACGGCGGGACCGGCGAGACGGGCGCAGAATTGGAGCTTCCCGAAAGGCTTGAATCCGGCACGATGAACACACCCGGCATCGGCGGGCTTGGCGCGGGCGTTGAGTTCGTCCTTGCGGAAGGTGTGGCGAGGATACGCGCAAGGGAAGAAGAGCTCGTCGGTATGCTCGTAAGCGGCTTGCTGGCGACCGGCGGCATAAGCATAATAGGCACAAAGGATATATCCAGGAGGGCATCCCTCGTGTCCTTCAACATAAGCGGCAGGGGCCCGGCTGATGTGGGCCTGAGGCTCGACGACGAGTTCGGCATAATGGCAAGGTGCGGCACCCACTGCGCCCCCCATGCCCACAGAGAGGCCGGTACGTGGCCTGAAGGGGCCGCAAGGGTGAGCCCGGGGTACTTTAATGCCAACGAAGAGATAGAAGAGTTCTTAAGGGCGATAAGGTCGATAGCCTCGAAGTGA